The Corythoichthys intestinalis isolate RoL2023-P3 chromosome 1, ASM3026506v1, whole genome shotgun sequence genome has a segment encoding these proteins:
- the ppef1 gene encoding serine/threonine-protein phosphatase with EF-hands 1 isoform X2 produces the protein MYSTRSPRKHCADSVFHSCDLWAHTLFIMGCGASVAIETQAPRIETDEAKTPNPALTMKAAVLIQRWYRRYMARLEMRRRYTWNIFQSIEYAGEQDQLQLSGFFSFMLDNFTHLNGNGPDLISQLLEPVVDPWLDREACYDSIHVPESYVGPRLSFPLSVSDTNALLSAFKDQQTLHARYVLQLLYETKKLLKQMPNIVQLSTSYTKEITICGDLHGRLDDLLLIFYKNGLPSAETPYVFNGDFVDRGKKSIEVVVLLFAYFLLYPDYMHLNRGNHEDHIMNLRYGFTKEVMQKYKANSCEILQLFQDVFSLLPVAAVIDGKVLIVHGGISDQTDLDFLSVIDRHKVKSAMRLPRCRLEQPDIGQSNRHMKRMKSTDTCCSRTKIQKTPNLRKRYSGLSRQDSSASTSSSSSSSSSSSSSLCSQQFPSCFSPHQSSPNIPYDINILRVPFLDSTTAVPLPSPPQNEQEWKQIVDILWSDPKIQEGCSPNTFRGGGCYFGPDVTRRLLLQHGLQLIIRSHECKQEGYELCHGGQVITIFSASNYYEEGSNRGAYIKLGRDLVPRFYQYQVSRSTRKLTLTQRVRVAESSALRALKEKVFAHRSDLIAGFQKYDQNFTGHTKPGRDSVSLPNRH, from the exons ATGTACAGCACACGGTCCCCAAGGAAACATTGTGCAG ACTCAGTTTTCCATTCATGCGACTTGTGGGCTCACACACTGTTTATCATGGGATGCGGCGCCTCCGTTGCCATAGAGACGCAAGCGCCAAGGATTGAAACAG ATGAGGCAAAGACACCCAATCCTGCGCTAA CTATGAAGGCAGCTGTGCTGATCCAGCGATGGTACCGCCGCTACATGGCCCGTCTGGAGATGAGGCGGAGGTACACGTGGAACATTTTCCAATCCATCGAATACGCCGGCGAACAGGACCAGCTGCAA TTGTCCGGTTTCTTCAGCTTTATGCTCGACAACTTCACTCACTTAAATGGAAACGGACCAG ATCTGATTTCGCAACTTCTGGAGCCTGTCGTTGACCCCTGGTTAGACCGAGAGGCCTGTTATGACTCCATTCACGTTCCAGAGTCTTACGTGGGACCTCGACTGTCGTTTCCCCTCTCTGTGTCGGACACAAACGCTCTGCTAAGTGCCTTTAAAGATCAGCAG ACACTTCACGCAAGATATGTGCTGCAGCTCCTCTATGAGACCAAGAAGCTCCTCAAACAGATGCCCAACATCGTCCAACTGTCCACATCGTACACGAAGGAGATCACGATATGTG GTGATCTTCATGGGCGACTTGATGACTTGCTTCTTATATTTTACAAG AACGGCCTCCCCTCAGCTGAGACGCCATATGTGTTTAATGGAGACTTTGTTGACCGGGGGAAAAAGTCCATCGAGGTGGTCGTCCTCCTATTTGCTTACTTTCTACTTTACCCCGACTACATGCATCTGAACCGAGGGAACCACGAGGACCACATCATGAACCTAAG ATATGGGTTCACAAAAGAGGTCATGCAGAAGTACAAG GCGAACAGTTGTGAGATCTTGCAGCTTTTTCAGGATGTCTTCAGTCTTCTGCCCGTTGCCGCGGTAATAGACGGAAAGGTCCTCATTGTTCACGGGGGCATATCAGACCAGACTGACTTAGACTTCCTCAGCGTCATTGACCGGCACAAG GTTAAATCAGCCATGAGGCTTCCTCGATGCCGTTTGGAGCAGCCAGATATCGGTCAGTCCAATAGACACATGAAAAGAATGAAATCCACGGATACTTGCTGCAGTCGCACTAAAATCCAAAAAACTCCTAACCTGAG AAAAAGGTACTCCGGTTTGAGCCGACAAGACAGTTCAGCCTCGACatcttcctcctcttcctcctcatcGTCGTCGTCTTCATCGCTCTGCTCTCAGCAATTCCCCTCGTGCTTCTCACCTCATCAGTCTTCTCCCAATATTCCGTACGACATCAACATCCTCCGAGTGCCTTTCTTAGATTCGACCACCGCTGTTCCGCTCCCGTCTCCtccacaaaatgagcaggaatGGAAACAG ATTGTCGACATCCTGTggagtgaccccaaaatccAGGAAGGCTGCAGCCCAAACACGTTCCGAGGAGGTGGCTGCTATTTTGGGCCCGATGTCACGCGGAGACTTCTGCTCCAACACGGTTTGCAGCTCATCATCAGATCCCACGAGTGTAAACAGGAAGGATACGAGCTGTGTCACGGCGGACAG GTGATCACTATCTTCTCTGCGTCCAACTATTATGAGGAGGGAAGTAACCGGGGCGCCTATATAAAACTGGGAAGAGATCTGGTGCCGCGCTTCTACCAGTACCAAGTCAGCCGCTCAACGCGCAAACTCACGTTGACACAAAG
- the rs1a gene encoding retinoschisin 1a — protein MSVDMRPFLPALLFMVAHVILHSHAQEAGVSEAWTSRSCKCDCDEGVAPTEFSSISASSVRGVDCMPECPYHKPLGFEAGSVSPDQITCSNEDQYSGWFASWLPSKARLNSQGFGCAWLSKFQDNSQWLQIDLREVTVVSGILTQGRCDADEWVTKYSVQYRTDDKLNWIYYKDQTGNNRVFYGNSDRSSSVQNLLRPPIVARYIRILPLGWHTRIALRLELLLCMNKCA, from the exons ATGTCTGTAGACATGCGTCCTTTCCTGCCTGCTCTGCTTTTTATGGTGGCTCACG TGATCCTCCACAGCCATGCTCAAGAG gcTGGTGTGTCTGAAGCGTGGACCAGCAGGTCGTGCAAATGTGACTGTGACGAAGGTGTGGCGCCAACAGAGTTCTCCTCCATTAGTGCTTCCTCAGTTAGAGGTGTGGACTGCATGCCAG AGTGTCCGTACCACAAACCTCTGGGCTTCGAGGCAGGATCAGTGAGTCCAGACCAGATCACCTGCTCCAACGAGGACCAATACAGCGGATGGTTTGCCTCTTGGTTGCCTAGCAAGGCTCGGCTCAACAGTCAAGGTTTTGG GTGTGCTTGGCTGTCCAAGTTCCAAGACAACAGTCAATGGCTGCAGATTGACCTGAGGGAGGTCACAGTGGTCTCCGGGATTCTCACTCAAGGCCGTTGCGACGCCGACGAGTGGGTTACCAAGTACAGCGTGCAGTACCGCACTGATGACAAACTCAACTGGATCTATTACAAAGACCAAACTGGAAACAATAGG GTGTTTTACGGAAACTCTGATCGCTCATCGTCTGTGCAGAACCTCCTGCGGCCGCCCATCGTAGCGCGCTACATCCGCATCCTTCCCTTGGGTTGGCACACACGCATTGCTCTGCGTCTGGAGCTGCTGCTCTGCATGAACAAATGTGCCTGA